Proteins encoded within one genomic window of Onychostoma macrolepis isolate SWU-2019 chromosome 11, ASM1243209v1, whole genome shotgun sequence:
- the phf2 gene encoding lysine-specific demethylase phf2 isoform X2, with translation MATVPVYCICRLPYDVTQFMIECDACKDWFHGSCVGVDEDEAPDIDIYHCPNCEKTHGKSTLKKKKSWNKHDTGQSGDVRPVQNGSQVFIKELRSRTFPSSEDVVVKLSGSQMTLDYLEENGFNEPILIQKKDGLGMAMPAPTFYVSDVENYVGPDVLVDVVDVTKQTLSKMKLKEFVDYYYSTNRKKVLNVINLEFSDTRMANIVESPQIVRKVSWVENYWPDDALLGKPKVSKYCLICVKDSYTDFHIECGGASVWYHVLKGEKIFFLIKPTSANLSLYERWRSSSNHSEMFFADQVDKCYKCTLKQGQTLFIPSGWINAILTPVDCLAFSGHFVHSLSVEMQMRAYEVEKRLKVASLTPFPNFETACWYVGKYYLERFKGLHKANKQPPPYLVHGAKIVNGAFRSWTKKQALLEHEDELPENMKPAQLIKDLAKEIRISENATKAIKNEPSNSKPPAEEPPSAPSEPEEPMSPALISTPPRDKPARKKATKPPKMPKAPKPPKEPKIKEGGKKKAKKVKDSILPEKKPSSLAALESHAKDILNKMDQPKKLVKTGMSIMERETSKPNDVDKFKMIREHNKNKTEAKWKYKNSKPDSLLKMEEEHKFDKSLLSHKDNKFAFSLSNKKLLGSKMLKTQTNSSVFGSIQNIKEEKPKPVRDEYEYVSDEGELKIDEFPIRRKKNAVKRDFSFLSNIKEPIQPAKKPKLQQSDTKNPDSSDEESLHIDTEAKAEVKGRNSKVSKNKGGSSAGILDLLQASKQVGGIDYSNNSTQEAIQGMLSMANLQSSDSCLQTSWSNSQAKNNSHSSTANKKQSSVAGAGGNSKRPAKRLPKKTQKSSSMDSLDMFYDDQDHLEACFKDSDYVYPSLESEEDSPIFKSRSKKRKNTDDTPYSPTARVGPTVPRQERPAREGARVASIETGLAAAAAKLSHQEEQKIKKKKKSTKKKPIAVEEPLKLSQDSSSPDPTPDSETNLGDHEYSTGTSKTAGSSQPMAPGVFLSQRRPSSSSSSQNTSSVPPAKVERGNSTDAKAKRLKKGMATAKQRLGKILKIHRNGKLLL, from the exons tgaaaaagaaaaagagctgGAATAAGCATGACACGGGGCAAAGTGGAGACGTCAGACCGGTTCAAAATGGAAGTCAGGTGTTCATAAAAGAGCTGCGCAGCAGGACATTCCCCAG TTCAGAAGATGTGGTGGTCAAGCTGTCTGGAAGTCAGATGACGTTGGACTACCTTGAGGAGAATGGATTCAATGAGCCAATTCTCATCCAGAAGAAAGATGGGCTGGGGATGGCTATGCCCGCACCCACGTTCTACGTCAGTGATGTGGAAAACTATGTTG GACCTGATGTTCTTGTGGATGTTGTCGATGTAACCAAACAGACACTGAGCAAGATGAAGTTAAAAGAATTTGTTGATTATTACTACAGCACAAACAGAAAGAAAGTATTAAATGTGATCAACCTAGAGTTTTCAGACACAAG AATGGCCAATATTGTTGAGAGTCCGCAAATAGTTCGGAAGGTATCCTGGGTGGAAAATTACTGGCCTGACGATGCATTGTTGGGGAAGCccaaagtgtccaaatactgtCTCATATGTGTGAAAGACAGCTACACAGACTTCCACATCGAGTGTGGAGGTGCCTCTGTGTGGTATCATGTACTTAAG GGAGAGAAAATCTTCTTTCTGATCAAGCCCACTTCTGCCAACCTTTCTCTATACGAGCGCTGGAGGTCCTCCTCCAACCACAGCGAGATGTTTTTCGCTGACCAAGTGGACAAGTGTTATAAATGCACACTGAAACAAGGGCAAACTCTTTTCATTCCATCAG GTTGGATTAATGCAATACTGACTCCTGTAGACTGCTTAGCCTTCTCTGGGCATTTTGTCCACAGTCTGAGTGTGGAGATGCAAATGAG GGCATATGAGGTGGAAAAAAGACTCAAAGTTGCCAGCCTCACTCCATTTCCAAACTTCGAAACAGCATGTTGGTATGTGGGGAAATACTACCTGGAGAGGTTTAAAG GTTTACATAAGGCAAACAAACAGCCACCTCCTTACTTGGTACACGGTGCCAAAATTGTCAACGGAGCTTTCAGATCGTGGACTAAAAAACAG GCTCTTTTAGAACATGAGGATGAGCTTCCAGAAAACATGAAGCCAGCACAGCTCATTAAAGACCTTGCCAAAGAGATTCGGATTTCAGAG AACGCAACAAAAGCCATAAAGAATGAACCTAGCAACTCGAAGCCCCCGGCAGAGGAACCCCCGTCTGCTCCATCAGAACCAGAAGAGCCCATGTCCCCTGCTCTCATCTCCACCCCTCCAAGAGATAAGCCAGCCAGGAAGAAAGCCACAAAGCCACCCAAAATGCCCAAGGCACCCAAACCACCGAAGGAACCCAAAATAAAAGAAGGTGGCAAAAAGAAAGCGAAGAAAGTGAAAGATAGTATTTTACCTGAGAAAAAGCCCTCCAGTCTGGCAGCTCTTGAATCCCATGCAAAGGACATCCTGAACAAGATGGACCAGCCCAAAAAA CTGGTAAAGACTGGGATGAGTATTATGGAGAGGGAGACGAGTAAACCGAATGATGTTGATAAGTTTAAGATGATTCGAGAGCATAATAAGAACAAGACGGAGGCCAAATGGAAATATAAG AACAGCAAACCCGATTCGTTATTGAAAATGGAAGAAGAGCACAAATTTGACAAAAGTCTACTCAGCCATAAAGAcaataaatttgcattttcattgtcGAATAAGAAGTTGTTGGG ATCAAAGATGCTCAAGACCCAGACCAATTCGAGTGTTTTTGGCTCAATACAGAACATTAAGGAAGAAAAACCCAAGCCTGTGAGAGACGAGTATGAGTATGTCTCTGATGAGGGGGAGCTTAAGATTGATGAATTCCCAATCAGGAGGAAAAAGAACGCAGTCAAGAGAGACTTTTCCT TTTTATCAAACATCAAAGAGCCTATTCAGCCAGCCAAAAAGCCAAAGCTACAACAGTCGGACACGAAG AATCCAGATTCATCAGATGAGGAATCTCTCCACATAGACACAGAGGCCAAGGCAGAGGTCAAAGGTCGTAACTCCAAGGTCTCTAAGAATAAAGGAGGCAGTTCAGCTGGGATTCTGGATCTCCTGCAGGCCAGCAAACAAGTGGGCGGCATTGACTACAGCAACAACAG CACACAGGAGGCCATCCAGGGCATGTTGTCCATGGCTAACCTGCAGTCATCAGACTCTTGTCTGCAAACGTCCTGGAGCAATAGCCAAGCAAAGAACAACTCGCACAGCAGCACAGCCAACAAGAAGCAGAGCAGCGTGGCCGGAGCAGGAGGTAACAGCAAGCGACCGGCCAAACGCTTGCCCAAGAAGACGCAAAAGAGCAGCAGCATGGATAGTTTGGACATGTTTTATGATGACCAGGACCACCTGGAAGCTTGCTTTAAGGATTCTGATTATG tttaTCCATCTCTGGAGTCTGAGGAGGACAGTCCCATTTTCAAATCGAGAtcgaaaaaaaggaaaaatacagATGACACTCCATATAGTCCAACAG CACGAGTTGGGCCCACTGTACCACGACAGGAGAGACCAGCTCGGGAGGGGGCACGTGTAGCGTCCATAGAGACAGGATTGGCAGCTGCCGCGGCTAAATTGTCTCATCAG GAGGAGCAGAAGatcaagaagaagaaaaagagtaCCAAAAAGAAGCCCATAGCTGTAGAGGAGCCTCTCAAACTCTCTCAGGACAGCAGCTCTCCAGATCCCACCCCTGACTCTGAGACCAACCTGGGCGACCACGAGTACAGCACTGGAACGAGCAAGACCGCCGGCAGCTCGCAACCCATGGCCCCCGGAGTCTTCCTCAGCCAGCGACGGccttcatcatcatcgtcatctCAGAACACCTCATCTGTCCCGCCAGCAAAAGTCGAACGTGGGAACTCGACAGACGCCAAAG CCAAGCGGCTAAAGAAAGGAATGGCAACGGCCAAACAGAGACTTGGAAAAATCTTAAAGATTCATCGTAACGGCAAGCTCCTGCTGTAA